In Rhodococcus pseudokoreensis, the DNA window GTGGCGTTCCACCCCGGGCACCTCGTCCCGGGGATCGATGTCACCGACGACCCACTGCTGCAGGCGCGGCTGTTCTCCTACCTCGACACCCAGATCAGCCGGCTCGGCGGGCCCAACTTCGGACAGATCCCCATCAACCGGCCACACGCGGAGGTCAACGACATGCTGCGCGACGGCATGCACCAGAACGGGGTCCATCCCGGGGTGGCGCCGTACCGGCCGAACTCCCTCGACGCCGGTTGCCCGTTCCTGGCCGGGGCCGACACGGCGTTCGTCGAGGTGCCGGTGCCGATGCCGGAATCGACGAAGCTGCGGGGCGCGCCCGCCAGTTACGACGATCACTTCTCGCAGGCCCGACTGTTCTACGCCAGTCTCAGCGCCGTTGAACAGGCCCACGTTGCCCAGGCCTACACGTTCGAGCTGGGCAAGTGCTACGAGCAAGCGATCAAGGAGCGCGCCCTTGGGGTCATCGCAAATATCGACCCCGGCCTGTGCGCGACGGTCGCCGAGGGACTCGGCCTACCGGCACCGGAGCCGACCGTCGCGTACGACTTCGCGCCGACGCCCAGCCCGGCGCTGTCGCAGGTCGGCGCCGAGTGGCCCCTGGACGGCAGGATCATCGGCATCGTCGCCGACGAGACGTCCAATCTGTCCGAGGTGGGCGACCTCGTCGAGAAGATCGGCAAGAACAGCATGGTTCCGCTCGTCATCGGCCCCCACGGAGGTGAACTGGGCTCGGGCAAAGCCGCCGTGCCGGTGTCCCGAACGTTTCTCACGATGCGGTCGGTGGAGTTCGACGCCGTCGTCGTCGCGGCTTCGACGTCGGACCCACGAGTCCAGGTGCTGCTGACCGAAGCGTTCCGGCACTGCAAGGCGATCGGGGGATGGGCCGTGGGTCGCGACGCCCTCGATGAGGCCGGAATTCCGGCCGACGCCCCCGGCATCGTGATCGCCGACGACGCGTCTGCCCTGTTCGTCGGCATCACTGCGCTGATGAAGTCCCACCGGGTGTGGGAACGGCTCACATGACAGCGCCGGGATGCGCTGGGGTGCGCTGACCGTCACGCGGACCCCAGCGCACCCCTGACCGAGCGGCTTGAATTTCGTCATGCCGGTGATGTGGGGAGACCTTCGGGGTACTCACGTCGTGGGCAGACGAGTTGACCACGCCCGGCGAAGGGGTTGGCATGAACACATCGGACACCGCGGATCCGAGTCGGAGGATGGCCGCGCTCGCACGCACCCTGTCCGCGCCTCGGACGGTCGACGAGCGGCTTCGTGCCATCACCGCATCCGTGGTCGACTTGATGCCTTCCAAGACGTGCGCCGGCATCCTCCTCATATCCAAAGGATCCTCGTTCCAGACGGTGGCACCGACGTCACCGCTGCTCCGAAAACTCGACTCGGTGCAGGAAGAGCTCGGGCAGGGTCCCTGCGTGGCAGCTGCGATCAAGAATCTCGTCGTCCGCAGCGACGATCTTCGTGCCGAGACGCGGTGGCCACAGTTTGCCGCCGCCGCTGTCGACGCAGGAATCCTCAGTTCCATATCGTTCCAGCTGTACACGGCCCGGGAAAAGATGGGAGCGCTGAACCTTTTCGCGTTCGAGCCGAACGCATTCGGCCCCGAGGAAGAAGCCACGGCCGAGGTGCTGGCAGCTCATGCCGCGCTGGCGTTGACAGCGGCGCGGACGGAAGAGCAGCTCCGATCCGCGATCTCCTCCCGAGACATCATCGGGCAGGCCAAGGGGATGTTGATGGAACGGTTCGGCATCAACGCAATCGAAGCTTTCGAACTTCTCACCAAGCTGTCTCAGGAAACGAACATACGACTCAACGCCGTCGCGCAGCAGGTCATCGAACGTAGGTGAAAGGGGTCGGGTGAGGGTGATCGAATGTCAGATCACCCCCACCCAGGGTGGGTGCCGCCGATGCGGGTCGTATCGACCCGTCAGTCAGATGGTGGCGGCACCGAGCTCGAGCAAAAACAAACCGGTCAGTGGCAGGGCGTCCGCATCCGACAGCTAATCGAGTACGGCGTCGACCGTCTTCTTCAGAGCCGATGGTTGCGCAGGAGACCTGGGGGCCTTCTCCTTCAGCTCGAGCAACCGAACACCCATTTCCTGGAGTCGTTTGCGCCCCAGCTCCTCCCGCACTTTGGGGAACCACTCTTGTTCTTCTTCTTCGATGTGGTGCTCGACGGTTTCGATCAGCACGGTGGCCTTCGCGTCGAACCTTTCGTCGTCCGGTTTCATCCCCGCAAGCTCCGTCACCAGCACGTCGGCAACGTGGTGTTCCTCGTAGGATTCGAGGATGTCGTCCTCGAGGTCTGGGGCGAGTTCACGTACGTCCGGGTACATGACCTCGTTTTCGATGTACGTGTGCACCGTCAGTGCCTCGATGATCTTGTCGACGATGCGGCCCTTTTCGACGCGGGCGTCCGGCCCGGCGCCGCGGAAGTCCCGGAACAGCTTTCGAATTTCTTTGTGGTCGCTTTTCAGGAGCACGATCGCGTCGGTCGACATTGATACCTCACAGTGGTGGTCGGGGAGAGCGGGGCGAGTGCGATGTCGTCACTACGCATTACCCACTCGCGGCGGTGGCTAACACCGTCTCTCGATCACCTGTGCCGGCGAAGCGGCCCGATCCGGAGCGAGAACGTGATCGCCCGCCGGGGTGTGCCACGCCGGACGACGACCCGGACTCGGCGTGTGCCTGACGCGGGGTGACGAGGTGCCTGCGCAGGCGACCGATTCGGAGCCGGGCCGGGGTCTTCCGCGGCGGCACGGTCGTAGGCGGCACGGCGTGCCGGGTCACGGAGCAGCGCGTAGGCGGCGAGAATGCGTTGAAGTTCTTCGTCCGCCACGGGATCGGTGGTCGGCGAGGGCGTGCGGGTGTCCGGATGGTGCGCGTGCAACAAGCGCCGGTAGGCGCGAACAATCTGCGTCTGGGACGCATCAACCGTAAGTCCCAGGACTCGGTACGGGTTCCTCTCGGTGGTCATCACCGAAACCTTCCGCGAGTGGCACCGTCCCCTGCGGGCGGTCTTGTCTCCGTCTCGTCACCGTGACCGTAGGCGCCGGGGCCTGCGGTCACGGTGGAGAGCGCTGTGTGGCACGGGCCTCCTACGGGCGCACGTCGGCGAGGATGCCGCCCGAATCGGTCGCGCGCAGAGTGTATTCGAGCTCGTGCCACAGCCGTTTCGTCGCACAGCTCTCGGTCAGGCGCTGACGGCCTTTCTTTCGGAATGTCCACTGCTGATCTCGATCTTGCGTGGCTTGGCCTTCTCCGCGAACGGGATCGTCAACCGCAGTACACCGGCGTCGTAGTGCGCCTCGATCTTGTCCGCGTCGAGGTTCTCGCCCAGGAATAGCTGCCGACTGAACAGGCCGCGTGGCCGCTCTGCCGCCACCATCTCCTGTGTCTCGTCGAGTGCCGGTCGTTCGGCGCGGACCGTCACCGTGTCGCGTTCGACGTCCAGGTCCAGCGAGTCGGCGTCGACTCCGGGGAGGTCGAATTCGACCACGAAACGGTTGTCTTCACGCCAGGCGTCCATCGGCATCACCGCCGGACGGGCTGCGGTGCCGAGGATCTGCTGTGTCAGACGGTCGAGATCGCGGAACGGATCCGTACGCATCAACATCGTGTCCACCTCCAGAAACCCTCTCATTTCGCTAGGTAAACTGCAGCAGATGCTGTAGATTCGGTATAGCATTGGCCACAAGCGATGGCAAGAGGAAACCGGAGAAAATCCCGATCGGAGGCAAGATGTCCGAGAAGTTCCAGTCGAGATCCCGGCGCGGGGTCTACGGCATCTCGGTGGCCTCCGAGCTGTCCGGTTTCGGCATCGCGGCGCTGCGCCTGTACGAGGAGTACGGCTTGGTGACCCCGACGCGAACCAGCGGTGGCACCCGCCGCTACAGCGACTACGACCTGGGCCGCCTCAAACGCATCGCGGAACTCATTGACGCCGGGGTCAACCTCGTCGGGATCGGCCGGGTGCTCGACCTCGAGCACCGCACCGGCGAACTCGAACGCCACAACCGGCGCCTCGAAGCTGCCAACGCCCGTCTGCGTGGCCGAGAGGAAGCGACGGACGTCGCCGACGTAGTTCCCGAAGCCGACCGATTCGAGCAGTAAGTCCATTCACCGGGAAGGGGTGTGTGTCATGAGCGAGAACACCACAGTCCACCTGGCCCTATCCGAGGCCACACGAGCGCTCGAAACCGTCACCACGGCGCTGGCCACGCTGCGCGACGAGGCCGCCGCCCATGAACCACTCACCGGTGTGCTCGACCGGCTCGCCCACACGGTGGTGGCCGCGGTGCCCGAGGCCGACGCCGTCACCGTCACCCATCTCGAAGTGTCCGGCCCGCGCACGGTCGCGCTGACCGACGAGTCCGTCGCCGCCATCGACGACCACCAGTACGAGGCAGGCCGCGGCCCGTGTCTGCAGGCCGCCACCTCCGGGCAACCGGTCCGCGCGGTGGTCGGCGAGTATGCCGAGCTGTGGCCGGAATTCACCGCCGCTGCGGAGGAGGCGGGAGTCCGGGCGTATCTCTCGGTCCCGCTGCTGGTCGCCACCCCGGGGGAAGGTCCCGGTGAGTTGGCAGGCTCGTTCAACATCTACGCCCGGAGCGCGGCCGCGTTCGACCCGTTCGACGAGACACTCATGGAACTGTTCAGCACCGCCGCTTCGGCCGCGATCAGCAACGCCCGCCGCTGGCACCGTGCGCGCACCCAGGTCGAGCAGCTCACCGAGGCGCTCACCACGCGGGCCGAGATCGACCAGGCCAAGGGAGTGCTGATGGCCGTGCACCGCATCACCGCCGACGAGGCTTTCGCCCGCCTCACCGACGTCTCCCAGCGCACCAACACCAAACTGCACGAACTCGCCCGCAGCGTGATGGCTCAGTGGATCGAGCGCGGCGTCCCGACCGGGAACGGTCGCCGCGAACCGGGGCAGACGTGAATCGGAATCGAGGAAGAGTTCAACCGATGACTACGTTGCGTTTTCCCGGCCCTGGCTCGAAGGCGCAGGGAAAGCGGCCGTGATCTACATGGGTGCGTCCAGCCGGCAGGGCCGTTCCGGTCGGCGAGCGAGCGGGATTGGGTGAATGTTGGCCGGGGTACTCGAGTCTCATGGCACGCCCCTTCGAAGAACCCGTGGGCACCGGACCGCAGGTCCCGGTGGGAGACCCGGTGGGTAGCGACGACCCGCCGTCCAGCCCCGGCGCGCACGATGCACGTCCCGGGGTACCGCCCGAGGTGGCGAGAGGCAAAGGGATACGGCACACCCGTACCGGGGCGACCTGGACCGGTCTGGTGATCGGAACTCTTGTCCTCGTCCTACTGTTGATCTTCATTCTCCAGAACCTCGACGGCGCGGTGATCATGGCACTCGTCGGCAGTATCAGGATTCTGCAGATCCGCCGCGCCGCGAATCGGCAGCGGAAACTGACATCCTGATACGTCGTGCGGTGGAGTATGGCGACGTCGGTGTGACCGATTCGTGCATACTTCGATCTGCGTGCTCGGCATACTGGAACGACAAGAAAGCGAGACCGGTCGAGCACAGAGAGCAGCGGGTGAAGCTGTGGACGGTGGTGAGCTCCTCGGCTCGACTGCACCCCCACAGGGCGGAAGTTTCCGGTTCTACCTCGACGGCGAACGCTGGCAGTGGTCCGACCCCGTCGCCCGGATGCACGGCTACCAGCCGGGTGAGGTCATCCCTACCACCGAACTTCTTCTGTCCCACAAGCATCCGGACGATCAACCGCAGGTCGCGGCACTGTTCGACAAGATGATCCACGCCGGTGAGCCGTTCAGCAGCAAGCACCGCATCATCGACACCGACGGTCGCATCCATCACGTCATCGTGGTCGGCGACCGCATGCTGGACGAGAACGACAAGGTCATCGGTACGTCCGGGTACTACATCGACGTCACCGAGACGTTGGAGACCGACCCACGCGAATACAACCAGGCGCTCACCGAGGCCGTCGCCGAACTCGCCACATCGCGGGCAGTGATCGAGCAAGCCAAGGGTGCGCTGATGCTCGTCTACGGCATCTCCTCCGAACGGGCCTTCGGCATCCTCACCTGGCGCTCACAGGAGACCAACACCAAACTCCGCACCCTCGCCGAACGCTTCGTCGACGCCCTCGCCGCGGAGGCGACCCTCCCCGTCTCGTTCCGCGCCCGGTTCGACCACCTGCTCCTGACCGCGCACGAGCATCCCGACCGTGGGCCGGGAACAAGGAACTGATCTTCCTCGCTATGCGGTGGTCACGTCGGGTGGATCGGGAAGGTCGACGTCGAGGACGAAGTCGAGCCAGATGAGGGCGTCGGCGAGGGTCGCCGCGCGCATGGTGACGTCGAATTGTTCGGCAGCGGCCAGCGACTGCCGGGCCTCTTCGCGGTCCTCGGCGAGGAACGCCGACACGGTCCGCAGTACCCAGCGCTCCGACGCCGACAGGGCGTCGACGTCGACGGGCCCGCCGTCGGTGAAGCGCAGGTCGAGGATGAACCTCTCCCCCGGTCCCGCGGCGCCCAGACGTGCGGTGACCACCCCGACGATGGCATCGACGACCCAGGCGAGCACGGCACGGTATTCCGGCCGCTCTCCGACCGCATGCGGTTCGGCGCACACCCGGGATATCTCGCCCGAGAACCGCGCGGCGTCACGGTCACCGACCAGTTGCATCAGCCGGCCGCCGACGGCCGCGGCCGACGAACTGGTGGGGCTGTCCGCGTTCGATCCCATACTTCGAGAGTGCCCTGACCCGGGCACCGTCACGCAGCCCGGTCGATCACACCCAGTCGCCGGCACGCGCCGGCAGCCTCAACTGACGTACCGAATGCGAACGGTGTAGTTTTGCCGGAGGCCTTATCCTCAGGGGACTCTGCGTGAGGACCGTCACGGCGGTCTGACACGGCCGAGAAATCTGCACGAAACATTCACGTTACGTTCCGTTCGTACAGTGTTGCCCCGACGCACCCCCACCTCATCCGCGGGGTACACGCGAGGAGAAACACATGAGTGGGAATGCCGTCCGTCTGCAGGCGATCAAGGACGTCGAGGCCTACGTGCCCCCGGCCGTCAGTTTCGTGGACGACGAGAAGCCGGGCGAGATCTTCGGTCAGAACGTGTTCAGCAAGGCCGTGATGCAGAAGCGTCTGCCGAAGTCGGTCTACAAGTCCGTCATCGCCACGATCGAGAAGGGCAAGCCGCTCGACCCGATGGTCGCCGACGCGGTCGCGTCCGCGATGAAGGACTGGGCACTGGAGAAGGGCGCCACGCACTACGCGCACGTCTTCTACCCCCTGACCGGCCTGACCGCGGAGAAGCACGACAGCTTCTTCGACCCGGTCGGCGACGGCTCGGCGCTCGCCGAATTCGCAGGTAAGACGCTCGTCCAGGGCGAGCCCGACGCGTCGAGCTTCCCCAACGGCGGCCTCCGCAACACGTTCGAGGCACGCGGGTACACCGGGTGGGACGTCACCAGCCCGGCCTATGTGCTGGAGAACCCGAACGGCAACACCCTGTGCATCCCGACGGTGTTCGTGTCGATGACCGGGGACGCGCTCGACCACAAGACACCGCTGCTGCGGTCGCAGCAGGCGATGGGTGTCCACGCGGAACGCATCCTGACGCTCTTCGGCCACGACGACGTCGAGAACATCGTCTCGTTCTGCGGACCGGAACAGGAATACTTCCTCGTCGACCGGCACTTCTTCCTCGCCCGGCCCGACCTGCTCAACTCCGGCCGCACCCTGTTTGGCGCCA includes these proteins:
- a CDS encoding DUF1049 domain-containing protein; translated protein: MARPFEEPVGTGPQVPVGDPVGSDDPPSSPGAHDARPGVPPEVARGKGIRHTRTGATWTGLVIGTLVLVLLLIFILQNLDGAVIMALVGSIRILQIRRAANRQRKLTS
- a CDS encoding hemerythrin domain-containing protein, coding for MSTDAIVLLKSDHKEIRKLFRDFRGAGPDARVEKGRIVDKIIEALTVHTYIENEVMYPDVRELAPDLEDDILESYEEHHVADVLVTELAGMKPDDERFDAKATVLIETVEHHIEEEEQEWFPKVREELGRKRLQEMGVRLLELKEKAPRSPAQPSALKKTVDAVLD
- a CDS encoding PAS and ANTAR domain-containing protein is translated as MDGGELLGSTAPPQGGSFRFYLDGERWQWSDPVARMHGYQPGEVIPTTELLLSHKHPDDQPQVAALFDKMIHAGEPFSSKHRIIDTDGRIHHVIVVGDRMLDENDKVIGTSGYYIDVTETLETDPREYNQALTEAVAELATSRAVIEQAKGALMLVYGISSERAFGILTWRSQETNTKLRTLAERFVDALAAEATLPVSFRARFDHLLLTAHEHPDRGPGTRN
- a CDS encoding J domain-containing protein — encoded protein: MTTERNPYRVLGLTVDASQTQIVRAYRRLLHAHHPDTRTPSPTTDPVADEELQRILAAYALLRDPARRAAYDRAAAEDPGPAPNRSPAQAPRHPASGTRRVRVVVRRGTPRRAITFSLRIGPLRRHR
- a CDS encoding Hsp20/alpha crystallin family protein, with translation MLMRTDPFRDLDRLTQQILGTAARPAVMPMDAWREDNRFVVEFDLPGVDADSLDLDVERDTVTVRAERPALDETQEMVAAERPRGLFSRQLFLGENLDADKIEAHYDAGVLRLTIPFAEKAKPRKIEISSGHSERKAVSA
- a CDS encoding ANTAR domain-containing response regulator; its protein translation is MSENTTVHLALSEATRALETVTTALATLRDEAAAHEPLTGVLDRLAHTVVAAVPEADAVTVTHLEVSGPRTVALTDESVAAIDDHQYEAGRGPCLQAATSGQPVRAVVGEYAELWPEFTAAAEEAGVRAYLSVPLLVATPGEGPGELAGSFNIYARSAAAFDPFDETLMELFSTAASAAISNARRWHRARTQVEQLTEALTTRAEIDQAKGVLMAVHRITADEAFARLTDVSQRTNTKLHELARSVMAQWIERGVPTGNGRREPGQT
- a CDS encoding GAF and ANTAR domain-containing protein codes for the protein MNTSDTADPSRRMAALARTLSAPRTVDERLRAITASVVDLMPSKTCAGILLISKGSSFQTVAPTSPLLRKLDSVQEELGQGPCVAAAIKNLVVRSDDLRAETRWPQFAAAAVDAGILSSISFQLYTAREKMGALNLFAFEPNAFGPEEEATAEVLAAHAALALTAARTEEQLRSAISSRDIIGQAKGMLMERFGINAIEAFELLTKLSQETNIRLNAVAQQVIERR